A genomic region of Anopheles coustani chromosome 3, idAnoCousDA_361_x.2, whole genome shotgun sequence contains the following coding sequences:
- the LOC131272428 gene encoding zinc finger protein 768, with the protein MAINFSASFAACLAAGLKVPRQIMYCISQDTAPYVLYKDSQEAAERGAVQWGNNADGGGGGGVYPSAAAIQQNAQNHLQAHMNGATQQQLVAAAAAAAAQHHHQQQQQQHHQQQQTSGNNSSPNQDNRPQQPGEQANGHLHSPATSPYPANNGPDIEEDLIKVQSMQQAVQHQQPNGQQQLVQQQQQANNNNSPSNQSHPNDPNPNGGQHGGPGANGQGGGPPGPGCFGNEASQAELNYYAQRHHAGPQGAMLAPPGFAPLHHYLNKSGVLPVGMPGGLVDQPGALEQYGMPDLLHAGAATGGPGGPGAGGGGGGGGGGGAGGGGGNQLHHSPTNGAVAPGTGGTNGGGGTTAGTTPGTAGGHGPSSASSKSSKNSDLRLFKCLTCGKDFKQKSTLLQHERIHTDSRPYGCPECGKRFRQQSHLTQHLRIHANEKPFSCAYCPRSFRQRAILNQHIRIHSGDKPFGCPYPECGKKFRQKAILNQHVRTHQDVSPHLIFKNGPHATLWPQDVPYPPELENAQPKDEQTFGDEASQGGGESRGCFSPENYPAYFKDGKGVNHSIFGNNLQYLNKATGGKAMLPDVIQHGRSAGMPLYVRCPICQKEFKQKSTLLQHGCIHIESRPYPCPECGKRFRQQSHLTQHLRIHTNEKPFGCMYCPRFFRQRTILNQHIRIHTGEKPYRCGQCGKDFRQKAILDQHTRTHQVGDRPFCCPMPNCRRRFVTEQEVKKHIDNHMNPHSSKSRKLATMAAMNNNNNNNNNNQNSNNNNSSNNNNNNNSGTGNNPTANSNAGPANGNNAGGNNNNSSGNNNNNNNNNNNNNNNNNNGIIEQKVSPTFLMDKQNQLIQRMAPVKHELYFPQCYGPPFNQSFMAGAAAVAAANGPAAAAAAAAAAAAAVAASGASQVPPPNGGNPQQQQPGAGGAGNPQAPPPPPPHVATNGPPSAVSAAAVAAAIVAAPAPQAVVAQ; encoded by the exons ATGGCGATAAATTTTTCCGCCTCGTTTGCCGCCTGCCTGGCGGCCGGGCTGAAGGTGCCGCGCCAGATCATGTACTGCATCTCGCAGGACACGGCCCCGTACGTGCTGTACAAGGACTCGCAGGAGGCGGCCGAACGCGGCGCCGTCCAGTGGGGCAACAACGCGGACGGTGGCGGGGGCGGCGGGGTCTATCCGTCGGCCGCCGCCATCCAGCAGAATGCGCAGAACCACCTGCAGGCCCACATGAACGGTGcgacgcagcagcagctggtgGCGGCAGCGGCCGCCGCCGCAgcccaacaccatcaccagcaacagcagcaacagcaccatcagcagcagcaaacttCCGGCAATAATAGCTCCCCGAATCAGGACAATAGGCCACAGCAACCGGGTGAACAAGCGAATGGTCATCTACACAGCCCGGCGACTAGCCCGTATCCTGCGAATAACGGTCCAGATATAGAAGAAGACTTGATCAAG GTACAAAgtatgcaacaagccgttCAGCACCAGCAGCCGAACGGTCAGCAACAGTTggtccaacagcagcagcaggcgaacaacaacaactcccCGTCGAACCAGAGCCACCCGAACGACCCGAACCCGAACGGGGGCCAGCACGGGGGACCGGGCGCGAACGGACAGGGTGGAGGACCACCGGGACCCGGGTGCTTCGGTAACGAAGCGTCACAGGCCGAGCTGAACTACTACGCGCAACGCCATCACGCCGGGCCGCAGGGCGCCATGTTGGCACCGCCGGGCTTCGCACCGCTGCACCACTATCTCAACAAGTCCGGCGTGCTGCCGGTGGGCATGCCGGGCGGGCTGGTCGATCAGCCCGGCGCCCTCGAGCAGTACGGCATGCCGGACCTGCTGCATGCCGGCGCCGCCACCGGCGGACCCGGCGGTCCCGGTGCGGGCGGTGGAGGCGGCGGAGGCGGTGGAGGCGGTGCTGGGGGCGGTGGTGGCAATCAGCTGCACCACTCGCCGACGAACGGTGCCGTCGCGCCCGGCACGGGGGGCACGAACGGCGGGGGCGGTACCACCGCCGGCACCACACCCGGCACCGCCGGCGGCCACGGTCCGTCGTCCGCGTCGTCCAAGTCGTCGAAAAACTCCGACCTCCGCCTGTTCAAGTGCTTGACGTGCGGGAAAGATTTCAAGCAGAAGAGCACGCTGCTGCAGCACGAGCGCATCCACACCGACTCGCGCCCGTACGGGTGCCCGGAGTGCGGGAAGCGCTTCCGGCAGCAGTCACATCTGACGCAGCACCTGCGGATACACGCGAACGAGAAACCGTTCAGCTGCGCGTACTGCCCGCGCAGCTTCCGGCAGCGGGCCATCCTCAACCAGCACATCCGCATTCACTCAGGTGATAAGCCCTTCGGATGCCCGTATCCGGAATGCGGCAAAAAATTTCGTCAAAAGGCCATATTGAACCAACATGTGCGCACCCATCAAG ATGTTTCCCCGCATTTGATCTTCAAGAACGGGCCGCACGCGACGCTGTGGCCGCAGGATGTGCCGTACCCGCCGGAGCTGGAGAACGCGCAGCCGAAGGACGAGCAGACGTTCGGGGACGAGGCGTCGCAGGGTGGCGGCGAGTCGCGCGGCTGCTTTTCGCCCGAAAACTACCCGGCCTACTTCAAGGACGGCAAGGGCGTGAACCACTCGATCTTCGGCAACAATCTGCAGTATCTCAACAAGGCGACCGGCGGGAAGGCGATGCTGCCGGACGTGATCCAGCACGGCCGCTCGGCCGGCATGCCGCTGTACGTGCGCTGCCCGATCTGCCAGAAGGAGTTCAAGCAGAAGAGCACGCTGTTGCAGCACGGCTGCATCCACATCGAGTCCCGGCCCTACCCGTGCCCCGAGTGTGGCAAGCGCTTCCGCCAGCAGTCGCACCTGACGCAGCACCTGCGCATCCACACGAACGAGAAACCGTTCGGGTGCATGTACTGTCCGCGCTTCTTCCGCCAGCGCACGATCCTCAACCAG CACATTCGCATCCATACTGGCGAGAAACCGTACCGGTGCGGCCAGTGCGGCAAGGACTTCCGCCAGAAAGCCATCCTCGATCAGCACACCCGAACGCACCAGGTA GGCGACCGACCGTTCTGCTGTCCGATGCCAAACTGCCGGCGCCGCTTCGTGACCGAGCAGGAGGTTAAAAAACATATCGATAACCACATGAACCCGCACTCGTCCAAATCGCGCAAGCTGGCGACGATGGCTGcaatgaacaacaacaacaacaataacaacaacaaccagaatagcaacaacaacaatagcagcaataataataacaacaacaatagcGGCACGGGCAACAATCCGACGGCGAACAGCAATGCCGGTCCGGCCAATGGCAACAACGCCGGgggcaacaataacaacagcagtggcaacaacaacaataacaacaacaacaataacaataataacaacaacaacaacaacgggaTTATTGAGCAAAAAGTGTCGCCAACGTTCCTGATGGACAAGCAGAACCAGCTGATCCAGCGGATGGCCCCGGTGAAGCACGAGCTGTACTTCCCGCAGTGCTACGGCCCGCCCTTCAATCAGTCGTTCATGGCGGGCGCGGCAGCCGTGGCCGCGGCCAACGGTCCGGCGGCAGCCGCTGCGGCCGCcgctgcagcagctgcagccgTCGCGGCGTCCGGCGCCTCGCAAGTCCCACCACCGAACGGCGGAAAcccgcagcaacagcagcccgGTGCGGGTGGGGCCGGAAACCCGCAAGCGCCGCCGCCTCCGCCCCCGCACGTCGCCACCAACGGACCCCCGTCGGCCGTGTCGGCAGCCGCCGTAGCCGCCGCCATCGTTGCCGCACCGGCCCCACAGGCCGTCGTCGCGCAGTGA